In one Cellulomonas sp. JZ18 genomic region, the following are encoded:
- a CDS encoding coenzyme F420-0:L-glutamate ligase, with the protein MGELRLWAPDGVPEVVPGDDLVALLAAALRADPDPAHALADGDVLVVTSKVVSKAEGRVVAADDREQAITDETVRVVATREHAGGVTRIVENRLGLVMAAAGVDASNTPEGTVLLLPHDPDASARALRAGLQDAFGVRLGVVVTDTAGRPWRQGVTDLAIGAAGVQVLDDLRGQLDTFGRPLTMTVAAVADELASAAELVKGKAAGRPVAVVRGAAHLVSEDDGPGARVLVRTGPDDMFHQGSAEAYAQGWKDALASEER; encoded by the coding sequence GTGGGCGAGCTGCGGCTGTGGGCGCCCGACGGCGTGCCCGAGGTCGTCCCGGGGGACGACCTCGTCGCGCTGCTGGCGGCGGCGCTGCGTGCCGACCCCGACCCCGCGCACGCGCTCGCGGACGGTGACGTCCTCGTCGTGACGAGCAAGGTGGTCTCCAAGGCCGAGGGGCGCGTCGTGGCCGCCGACGACCGCGAGCAGGCGATCACCGACGAGACCGTGCGGGTCGTGGCGACCCGTGAGCACGCTGGTGGCGTCACGCGGATCGTCGAGAACCGCCTCGGGCTGGTCATGGCCGCGGCCGGCGTCGACGCGTCCAACACGCCCGAGGGCACCGTGCTGCTGCTGCCCCACGACCCCGACGCGTCGGCCCGCGCGCTGCGCGCGGGGCTGCAGGACGCGTTCGGCGTGCGGCTCGGCGTCGTCGTGACCGACACCGCGGGGCGGCCCTGGCGCCAGGGGGTCACCGACCTCGCGATCGGCGCCGCGGGCGTCCAGGTGCTCGACGACCTGCGCGGTCAGCTCGACACGTTCGGGCGTCCGCTGACGATGACGGTGGCCGCGGTCGCCGACGAGCTCGCGAGCGCCGCCGAGCTCGTCAAGGGCAAGGCCGCGGGTCGTCCCGTCGCGGTCGTGCGCGGAGCGGCGCACCTGGTGAGCGAGGACGACGGGCCCGGTGCGCGCGTGCTCGTGCGCACCGGACCGGACGACATGTTCCACCAGGGGTCGGCCGAGGCCTACGCGCAGGGGTGGAAGGACGCGCTGGCCTCCGAGGAGCGCTGA